The genomic window GAGAGTTTTTGCTGCTGCAGAAATTCCAGTTATGGAAGGTTACGGTTTGACTGAAACTTCACCAGTAATTGCCGTAAACGACCAAAGAAACAAAGGCTTTAAAATTGGAACTGTCGGAAAACCAATCCGTAATGTAGAAGTGAAAATTGCCGAAGACGGAGAAATTCTATTAAAAGGGCCAAACGTAATGTTAGGTTACTACAAAGATCCTGAAAAAACTGCTGAAGCTGTAATTGATGGCTATTTCCATACAGGAGATATTGGAGAAATTGACAGCGAAGGTTTCTTAAAAATTACAGATCGTAAAAAAGAAATGTTCAAAACTTCTGGTGGTAAATATATTGCTCCGCAAATGATCGAAAATGCTATGAAACAATCTCGTTTTATTGAGCAGATTATGGTTATTGGTGAAGGAGAAAAAATGCCTGGAGCTTTTATTCAGCCAAACTTTGAATTTGTAAAAGAATGGGCAAAAATCCATAAAATTACTTTAGGAAGTTCTGATGCAGAAATCAGCGCAAATCCAGATGTAATTAAACGTATCGATGAAGAAGTAGAAAGCATCAACAAAAAATTCGGACACTGGGAACAAGTAAAACGTTTTGAGCTTACTCCAGATGTTTGGTCTATTGATGGTGGACAACTTACACCGACTCTAAAATTGAAACGTAAAATCATTAAAGAGATTTATAAAGATCTTTACGGAAAAATCTACGGAAACAATTAATAAATCAGAATAATATAAACCCAAAAGAAAAGCTGTCTTAAAATTTAAGACAGCTTTTCTTAGTTTATAAAAACAGGTATTTTTGCTTTGAACAGTAAACCATAAATCGTTTATTTTAGCTTTTCTCTAAAACTGAAAGCTATGCCTTGGAATGTACTAGAACAAATATGGAAACGCACCGTAAATCAGGAAAGCTCCAATTCGAATAATGCCAACTGGGATAACGAGGTAAAAACCCTTTACCAATTAGGCATTGGCATGGAAGATACTTTGCAGTTTTTATATTTCGAAAAACCCGATTTTGAAACTTTTAAAATTTGGATTAATAACCGAAAACGCGATACTGCTCCCGAAACCGAAGATTTAACTGAAAATGTCCTATCTGAACAAGATTTAGAATTCTGGAATCAAAATGGCTATGTTGTAGTCAAAAATGCCATTTCTAAAGAAGATTGCGAAGACACTCAAAAAGCCATTTGGGAATATCTCAAAATGGATCCTAATAAAAAGGAAAGCTGGTACGAAAGGCATGAAGATCAAAAAGGGCTTATGCTTAATTTTTCTGATCATAAAACTTTAAACCGTAACCGTTTTTCTCCAAGAGTAAAAAAAGCATATGAACAGCTTTATAAAACCACTAAAATTTACAAAACGATTGATAAGGTAAGTTTTAATCCGCCTGAAACAGAGAATTTTAATTTTCTGGGAAGTCCGCTTCATTGGGATATGAGTTTGAAAAAACCTTTGAATTTTGGCCTTCAGGGCTTGCTTTATTTAACTGATTGCGGGCCAAATGATGGCGCTTTTCATTGTGTTCCAGGTTTTCATAACCAAATTGATCAATGGCTAGACGAAGTAGAACCTCACGAAAATCCAAGAATAAAAGCGTTGCAGACTCTTAAAGCAAAACCAATTGTAGGTGATGCAGGAGATTTTATTATTTGGCATCAGGCACTTCCGCATTGTGCGACACCAAATAAAGGAGAAAAACCGCGAATGGTTCAATATCTCACTTATCTTCCAAATGATTATAATGCAGCTGGAGAGTGGATTTAAACCATTCTAGTTTTTTAGACACCAATGCAAAATCTTAGCGATGTTTTTAGCATCGTCAATTCCGCGGTGATGTGTTCCTTCTAACGGAATATTCAGCAATGCAAGCGCGCCGTTCATTCCGGTTGGTTTGACCAGGCCAAACTTTTCGGCAAAATGCTCTTTTACATTGATATGCTCCTCTCCCATCGGATACGGAATTCCAAACGATTTACATTGTTTTTTCAGCATATTCAAATCGTACTGCCCGTAACTTGCCCAAGTATATAAATCTGGATTGTATTCGTCCTTTAGCAAATCAATAGCTTCTTCAAAACTTACTCCATTTTTGTCAAGCAAATCTTGTGTAATAGTCGTCAGTTCAGTACAAAACGGACTGACATTAGAACGCTGGGGTTTAATTAAAATTCCTTTGTTTTTTGAAATTTCCCCAGTTTCGGTATCTAAGACCGCCAATCCGATTTCAATAATTTCATTTTGCTGTCCGCTCGGGACTGCGCCTTGCCAACATGTGGCTTCTAAATCGATAATAATTATTTTATCTGTTGTTTTCATTTTTTTAAATTTTATAATTCTCTTATAAAGAGATTTTATTTCACGAAGATTTCCTTCAATTGACCAATTACGTTTCCGCCACCAGAAATGGTTATTTCACC from Flavobacterium sp. KACC 22763 includes these protein-coding regions:
- a CDS encoding 3'-5' exonuclease gives rise to the protein MKTTDKIIIIDLEATCWQGAVPSGQQNEIIEIGLAVLDTETGEISKNKGILIKPQRSNVSPFCTELTTITQDLLDKNGVSFEEAIDLLKDEYNPDLYTWASYGQYDLNMLKKQCKSFGIPYPMGEEHINVKEHFAEKFGLVKPTGMNGALALLNIPLEGTHHRGIDDAKNIAKILHWCLKN
- a CDS encoding phytanoyl-CoA dioxygenase family protein, whose product is MPWNVLEQIWKRTVNQESSNSNNANWDNEVKTLYQLGIGMEDTLQFLYFEKPDFETFKIWINNRKRDTAPETEDLTENVLSEQDLEFWNQNGYVVVKNAISKEDCEDTQKAIWEYLKMDPNKKESWYERHEDQKGLMLNFSDHKTLNRNRFSPRVKKAYEQLYKTTKIYKTIDKVSFNPPETENFNFLGSPLHWDMSLKKPLNFGLQGLLYLTDCGPNDGAFHCVPGFHNQIDQWLDEVEPHENPRIKALQTLKAKPIVGDAGDFIIWHQALPHCATPNKGEKPRMVQYLTYLPNDYNAAGEWI